A genome region from Apus apus isolate bApuApu2 chromosome 2, bApuApu2.pri.cur, whole genome shotgun sequence includes the following:
- the HOXA4 gene encoding homeobox protein Hox-A4: MTMSSFLINSNYIEPKFPPCEEYTQHSGSAGSSASYHPHHPHSHAPPPPPPPPHLHAAHPGPALGEYFPRSRREAGYQAPAAPPGPPPEALYPAQAPSYPQAPYSYSSAGSTAPGPEQPPPGASPPPPAKGHPGPPQPLLPGHALQRRCEAAPAAGAGTGAGCPLLPDKSLPGLKGKEPVVYPWMKKIHVSTVNPNYNGGEPKRSRTAYTRQQVLELEKEFHFNRYLTRRRRIEIAHTLCLSERQVKIWFQNRRMKWKKDHKLPNTKMRSSNQSTLSQQSKAQTQGHPRPLDGATPNAAAL; the protein is encoded by the exons ATGACCATGAGTTCGTTTTTGATAAACTCCAACTACATCGAGCCCAAATTCCCTCCCTGCGAGGAGTACACGCAGCACAGCGGCAGCGCCGGCAGCTCCGCCAGCTACCACCCGCACCACCCGCACTCGCACGCCccaccgccgccgccgccgccgccgcaccTGCACGCCGCACACCCGGGCCCGGCGCTGGGCGAGTACTTCCCGCGGTCGCGCCGGGAAGCGGGCTACCAGGCTCCCGCGGCGCCGCCGGGGCCGCCTCCCGAGGCTCTCTACCCCGCGCAGGCACCTTCCTACCCCCAGGCTCCCTACAGCTACAGCAGCGCTGGCAGCACCGCCCCGGGCCCCGAGCAGCCGCCCCCGGGGGCTTCTCCGCCGCCGCCCGCCAAGGGCCACCCCGGcccgccccagcccctgctgccaggcCATGCCCTGCAGCGCCGGTGCGAAGCCGCCCCAGCCGCCGGGGCCGGCACTGGGGCCGGCTGCCCGCTCCTGCCCGACAAGAGCCTGCCCGGGCTGAAGGGGAAGGAGCCGGTGGTCTACCCCTGGATGAAGAAGATCCATGTGAGCACGG TCAATCCCAATTACAACGGAGGGGAGCCCAAGAGGTCTCGCACTGCCTATACCAGACAGCAGgttctggagctggagaaggagtTTCACTTCAACCGCTACCTGACCAGGAGGCGACGCATCGAGATCGCGCACACTCTCTGCCTCTCCGAGCGCCAGGTCAAGATCTGGTTCCAGAACAGGCGTATGAAGTGGAAGAAAGACCATAAACTGCCTAACACAAAGATGCGCTCCTCAAACCAGTCCACACTGAGCCAGCAGTCCAAAGCACAGACACAGGGCCACCCCCGTCCGCTCGATGGGGCTACACCCAACGCAGCCGCGCTATAA